A window of the Mesotoga sp. Brook.08.105.5.1 genome harbors these coding sequences:
- a CDS encoding MurR/RpiR family transcriptional regulator, which yields MVSEEIAKIKDGLSPAYKRIATCILKEYSQVGFMSIEELSSMACASKASVVRFSRRLGFSGFNELKKAIQRELRRRLSPYEKIATTELDMAPVENQLKLLRQNEINNLKNTLHGIREEELHKWVDTIRTARNIYFGGFGATRHVVSLMRYTISVLQRKPTWLLSGSVSDFSFKIKLMERNDALIVMTFPPYSKEVEYMIDFARERTARTLLVTDSIDCPVYSKAYSSILCENNSLLFGNSFVGPVAVVEMIGNFIILSEKKTGMEEMRRLFEVEERGYKAISTEGKSK from the coding sequence ATGGTATCCGAAGAAATAGCGAAAATTAAAGATGGTTTATCGCCAGCTTACAAAAGGATAGCAACCTGTATTCTCAAAGAATACTCGCAAGTGGGATTCATGTCCATTGAAGAACTCAGCTCTATGGCCTGCGCTAGCAAGGCATCTGTAGTGAGATTCTCTAGGCGTCTCGGTTTCTCGGGATTCAATGAACTGAAAAAGGCTATCCAGCGCGAACTTAGAAGAAGGCTATCTCCGTATGAAAAGATCGCAACGACAGAACTTGACATGGCTCCGGTGGAAAACCAGTTGAAATTGCTAAGACAGAATGAGATCAACAATCTCAAAAACACTCTGCACGGGATCAGAGAAGAAGAGCTTCACAAATGGGTAGACACTATAAGGACAGCCAGGAACATCTATTTCGGGGGCTTTGGCGCTACAAGACACGTGGTTTCGTTGATGCGGTACACAATCTCCGTTCTCCAGCGGAAGCCGACCTGGTTGTTGTCGGGATCGGTCTCCGACTTTTCCTTCAAAATAAAGCTTATGGAAAGAAATGACGCTCTGATAGTTATGACCTTTCCTCCATACTCAAAAGAAGTGGAATACATGATCGACTTTGCACGTGAAAGAACCGCAAGAACTCTGCTCGTTACAGATTCCATTGACTGTCCGGTCTATTCAAAAGCCTATTCGTCGATTTTGTGCGAGAACAACTCACTTCTGTTTGGCAATTCCTTCGTCGGACCCGTTGCAGTAGTGGAAATGATAGGGAACTTCATCATTCTAAGCGAGAAGAAGACCGGCATGGAGGAGATGAGAAGGTTGTTTGAGGTAGAGGAGAGAGGTTACAAGGCAATAAGTACTGAAGGAAAGAGCAAGTAG